AGTAAAATCCTCATTTAATGGTGCTTCCCAGAAGAATTCCAAGATCGAAAGTATATCCCTGGGTGTAAATCCTGATGTTTTCAAAAGCAGCCTATATAAACAGGAACAAACCCAACTTAAAACGACTGGGTCCCCACATAACACCAGTGGGTCCTTCACATTTAAAGAACTGATTTCAGTCAGTCAGAATTCTCTGTAACATCAACTAAAACTTTACACCTTGTACCAGAGACTACAGTTGTGATCAGAAGTTTATATAAATTCATCATGAGGATGAACTTCACAGTAATTTTGGAAGGGGAGAATTCTGGCtcctaaagaaagaaagaaagagtcaATCaagaaatcaatcaatcaatggTCCTCATTTTGGAGCTCCATGTATTATCATGGGGTGAGCATGACCATGAGAAAAGgtggaggggaaagcggtgctctacttACACTGTATTTAATGAAGGTGGGGTGCTGCTGCCTTCAACTGAGGACATAGCCAGACTGTGGAAGAAATATTTAGAGGAGCTCCTTAATCTGACTGAATTTCTTCTTTAGAGGAATCACGGTCAGGGGCCGGGGGAACAATTCACCTATGatttgtttgatgatttgaaacatttaagtgtgacatgAACACTGTTTCCCTGCTCAGGAGCTGACGCCGGAACTTCTCACTCACAAAAGCATACAGGATGGGATTGAGGCAGCAGTGAATGAAACCCACACAGGTGGTCACTGTCTTTGCTTTCTCCAGAGATGTTGTGTCTGAACAAGTTTCATTACTGATATCAAAATTAAACGTTTCCACTAAGAGTGTGATGTTGTACGGGGTCCAGCAGATAAAGAAAACCACCACCACAGCCACAATAACTTTGAAAGCTCTCTGCTTTTGATGGCTGTGGGCACCACACCTCAGCTGATGCAGGATGCAGGTGTAGCAGAACATCATGATGGCGAAAGGAAGCACAAAACCCACTATGAGATAAATCATGCGTGATGCCAACCTCCAATAATATACTGCATTCTCATCAAATTTGCTATAGTTGTGAATACACTCTCTCCTGCCTCGTCTATCATCAAACATTTCTTCTAAAAAGATCCAGTCAGTGATGGAGAGAAGCAGGGAAAAGAACCACACCATCAGGCAGCTGGCCTGAACAACCCAAGGCTTCTTCCTTGAGTACATCTGTGTAGCATGGACGATGGACAGGTAGCGGTCCAGACTGATGCAGGCCAGGAGAAGGATCCCACAGTAGAAGTTAATCTAAAGAAATCAATGAGAGACAACAAACCTCTGCTAAATGAATTGAAAATACAGATATTTTCACTGCATCTTTACTTCAGGACAATACTTACTGTAAAAACACTTCCACTGATCTTGCACAGGGGAGTACCAAATGTCCATCCACCACTTTGAGCATACTGTGCAGCCCAGATGGGCAGCGTCACCAGCATCAGGATATCTGCCACTCCCAGGTGGAGGATGAAGGTATCTGTTACACTCCAGGTTTTCCTACTCCGAGCCAGTATCCTCAACAGCAATCCATTCCCAATTAGACCAACAGCAAACACCACAGAGTACAGAACTGGTATGAACACGGCTTCAAAATCGACAGTCTCAGTCAGGCTGCAAATATCATTCCCCTCATAAGAGATGTTCCAGTCTGAATAGTTATAGTTCTCGTAGAAATCAGACCTGTCAAGGTCCTCCCCTGTAAACTTTTCATATTCCATCATCTGTGGACAGAAAGAGGAATGGccattaattttattttcacttagaCTCTGACTTGTGAAGTGGCTTTCAACCACATGGTCGCTCAGTCAGCCGGTCTGTAAAGTattggatggatggttggattgTTCTTGttgaaatgcaaaaataatgttttttgtgtTCTGTATTtagtcttttgtttgtttgtttgtttgtttaatgcaTGCGGGGGGTTTTTTAAAGCTGCTGCATTAGATATTCAGTGCCTTCCAAGTATTTGGAAACACTACTATTATTTTCCAGGTAAAgaacacagtgtgttttttaatagaTAATATTTTTACTGTGAGGATAGGGTGAAATACCACAGAAACTGGATACATAATACTTTGCTTTGTACggtttattatttaattttttttattaactgaATTACTTGTGCCAATCAACATAAGGCAGTGTCAACCATTTCAGTCATACtattggtttattttttaatttattaatttattaatttattttaactgttttgtattcaatcttcttcttcttttatttatgttggTACAATTTAGGGAAGAGAAACTGAAATACATCAACCAAGAGGAAGCATGTAAATTCACATTTTGCAACAAATTAAGAGTCAGGAGGCTCTAGACATTAGTGTGTCATAAACATAATGTCATAAACATAATGTCATAAACATactgaatgttaaaaaaaatatatatgttataGGAAAATATCACCCTTCACAACATCACAGTTTAATACGCTGTAGTTTGTCACTGAGGACTAAAGGTGTgtatacaaacagaaaaacaaacagtaaagaaaacaacacaaaacaacctTTTTGTGTCAAAATTCAATTTGTGATTATTTAGTAAATTCTTAAACTCATAATTAATTAATGTATAAAGAGAGTGATCAGTGTAGTTAAAATTCATGATATGATGTTGACCCAAATTTTACAATAATGACATACTCgagaaaaatgagaaatagCCAGCATAggatgatatatatatatatataataaaataatataggaacaacataaaaacatacCAAACTAGAAGTCTCTGATATCGTAGATCATAAGAATCTGACCAGTAAAAGAGCTCTACCTCCAGCAGTGCCGATAAAAGCATCTAAATCAGCTAAAGAGGAAGCTCGCACAAAccctaaaaataaaaccaaaaaattACCTCCTCTACCTTGTGCTGTGTAAGAAGtttgatggggtttttattaTAGAAAATCGTTAATGTTGTTTTGAAACAGTATTTTTGtgaaaaaatataacaataacTTTAAAATTTCagctttactttttaatttactCTTTTTTCCAAGACGCTGAGAATTAGGTTTCAGGCCTCATTTAAAAATGTAGCTTACATTTTTACAGAGCTATAAAATAATCCTGATCTGTCTAAATATATGAAATGTAACTGCACTTCATATATTTAAATTGTGTGTTTAAGATGTCTGGAACTAACTACAGCAGAGATAACTGAACCCATTTATAAATTTGCTGTAAAACTACAATTTTCTTTCTCCTTGTTacccttctttttttgttaataaaatGAAGATACATATATGATATAAACTTTTATGGAATCTGTGTGCAGGTCGTGGTTCCACTTTAGATTTACACATTTCATAACCCTGTCAAATAAAGAAAATTTAACAAATTACTCAACTGGTGTCAAATGGAAACTGAAACCTAGAAACCAGTAGTGCTAATCAAAGAAATGTATCAACTGTTtgatggggggggggtttcctAATCTATCTTTCGGTTTTGATAGCTGCCCTTGTATAACTTTAACAATCATTAAGTCAATGTCAGTAAGATTTCTTTACCTGGCCTTTTGGTCCTGTGAGTGTATTGTATTAAAAACTGActtgtttatattatttttaataatgcaTGTTGTATGTTCTGATGTTTTTGACTTCGTGTTCATCTATGTTCATTTGTAAGCTCAGTCAagatttgttatttttgtcttttttagagacatattgccaaaagtattcccTCACCCATCTAATTTCTTGAATTCAGCTGTTCTGGTTGCTTCCACGGCCACAGGTGTATGAAAACAGGCgggcagactgcttctacaaataTTTGTGAGAGAATGGctcgctctcaggagctcagtgaataccAGTGTGGTATTGTGctaggatgccacctgtgcaactTGTACATTTGTGAAATTTCctcactactaaatattccacagtcagttgttagtggtattataacaaagtggaagtgattggGAACAACAGCCACAAATAAGTAGCCCACCTAAAATCACAAAGTGGGCTCAGTGGTTGGGTATGGGGTTGTGAACCTTCTGCAGAGTCAGTCAGTatagacctccaaacttcatgtggccttcagattagctcaagaacgcTGCGTAGAAAGCTTAATGGAATGCATTTACACTAGTGTGAAAATATGTATATGATGAAAAACTTTAGTGAATAAGCATCTAAGTAAGGTTgtcacactttctgtaaatattCCTGTGAAATCAAAGACTAAACCTGAAAACAATCATCAGTTTAATAGTTGTAATTTGTGcttcagaatttaaaaaaaaaaaaaaatttaaaaaaaaatatatagcatTTTTAGTATATGTCAGTGTCACCTTATTATTTTAGTCAATTGCAGTTACTgagtaaacaaataaatgaatggatGACCCCCAAAATTTTTTAACTTAAtactgaaaaacagaaataattatttttggTCCCAAAAATTAAAGTACATGAAATTCAATACTACAGAtaaatttttaaacatttagcaTAGTTATGGATGCTGATTTGAATTTTAATAGTTATACAAAGACCATTATGCAATCCGTTTCCATCTTAAGGATATTAGAATTAGATTTAAGAGATACTAAAATGcttatttatgcatttatttttcctaAGCTAAATTATTGTAATTCAATGTATACCCCAAAATGCTGTTGCTAGGTTTCTGACCAACACCAGGAAAAATTGatcatattaaaataaatgtaattattgtacTG
The genomic region above belongs to Oreochromis niloticus isolate F11D_XX linkage group LG11, O_niloticus_UMD_NMBU, whole genome shotgun sequence and contains:
- the LOC100701965 gene encoding C-X-C chemokine receptor type 3, producing the protein MMEYEKFTGEDLDRSDFYENYNYSDWNISYEGNDICSLTETVDFEAVFIPVLYSVVFAVGLIGNGLLLRILARSRKTWSVTDTFILHLGVADILMLVTLPIWAAQYAQSGGWTFGTPLCKISGSVFTINFYCGILLLACISLDRYLSIVHATQMYSRKKPWVVQASCLMVWFFSLLLSITDWIFLEEMFDDRRGRRECIHNYSKFDENAVYYWRLASRMIYLIVGFVLPFAIMMFCYTCILHQLRCGAHSHQKQRAFKVIVAVVVVFFICWTPYNITLLVETFNFDISNETCSDTTSLEKAKTVTTCVGFIHCCLNPILYAFVSEKFRRQLLSRETVFMSHLNVSNHQTNHR